One genomic window of Arachis hypogaea cultivar Tifrunner chromosome 8, arahy.Tifrunner.gnm2.J5K5, whole genome shotgun sequence includes the following:
- the LOC114924360 gene encoding protein MAIN-LIKE 2-like, translating to MLMCDHLHPPDPYNQIVEAQLRETGFYYVSQIGVIKGQSAMINALIERWRPETHTFHFPVGECVVTLEDVAVILGLPTNGLPVTGPTMSSFEPLEAECLHQFGIAPSKNDCRGSFIRLTWFRGVRDRIVLNDDVHMQMYVKCHIMLLFGKILFADKSGAAVH from the coding sequence ATGTTGATGTGCGATCATTTACACCCGCCGGATCCATATAACCAAATTGTTGAGGCACAGTTACGCGAGACTGGATTTTATTATGTATCCCAAATTGGAGTTATTAAAGGCCAGTCAGCAATGATTAATGCTCTGATTGAGAGATGGCGGCCCGAGACTCATACTTTTCATTTTCCGGTTGGTGAGTGTGTCGTGACCTTGGAGGATGTGGCGGTAATTCTCGGTTTGCCAACAAATGGTCTTCCGGTTACAGGTCCGACCATGAGTAGCTTTGAGCCATTGGAAGCCGAGTGCTTGCACCAATTTGGAATTGCACCTAGCAAAAATGACTGTAGAGGGAGCTTTATAAGATTAACGTGGTTTAGGGGTGTGAGAGATCGTATAGTGTTGAATGATGATGTGCACATGCAGATGTATGTAAAGTGTCACATAATGTTGTTATTTGGGAAAATTCTGTTTGCAGATAAGTCGGGTGCAGCGGTGCACTGA